gaaaccttAATCTACAGTCGTATAGTTAATTATAATACTAGAAAGATAGAAAACTTTACAATacatacaaatatatttaaatatgacatattaaaaatacaatattttatactCCTCGTGAAATGCAAATGTACATTCAACATTCTCAAAAAATAACAAGTAAGTTAACAACCTTGTTTACACAACCAATAGcaagtaaaatatttattgtcaaAATCTAATACAATATAGGTACTGTATCGATATCAGTCTTTTTTTTTGTGctgtaaattcattttaaaaatcttatttatttttgaaattataactcaATTATTAGAAGTGAGAAGGCTTAAATCAGGGTgtctagtttcttttttaaaaaatccccaggataaaaaaatatatttttccagatatctttttttacagtgaaaaaagGTCATATGTGAATTTTGACATACActcgaaaaatacgattttatgaTTATAAACCGTTGTTTGgctattgtttattttatcataGTGAAACTCAGGAAGCTGCAATAGACAACATTTCgaagtttctcattttttcctgatttcttcaactttaacaatttaattctatgtttttaaataataaaaatttgaaatcgtataaaaaagatacaacagtttggcaatttatttcaataaaaaagtgcattttctacaatataagatgaatttgcaatccaaaaggaccaattttcaaccaaaaaaactgaatttctaacaagaatattttcattttcataaaatagtaaaatttttaaccaattaccagcatgttcaacataaaaagatgaatttttggccaaatgatcgaattaaaaaaattaggattaaaatacaaccaaaaaaagttttattttcaaccttaatcatttaattttttagaagatagtttaattttaaacgaaaaaaaaattaattttcaatccagaaagaggaattttctgtCCCAATAAACGAATGTTCGAAAAAACAGTTAAGTCTTCGACCAAATaggataaactttaaacaaaaaacttaaattatgaaccaatcagttgaatttttaacgcaaaaagacgtaattttaacaaaatacacgaatgtttaaataaatattttaattttcatctgaaaaatataaattttctacaaaatagttcaattttcaacaaaaaatattagttttctgacgataaagctgaattttcaaataaaaagatagattttcagccaaatatggaaaacttacattttcgagtaagaaaattaattttaaaaaaatatgttcaaaaaaatagttgaattttcaagctacgTAAATAAATTCTCTAACAGAGTGacgaattttaagccaagaagtttaatttttgacaaaaaagaagtaattttaacaaaatacacgaatgtttaaataaatagttgaattttcacctaaaaaatataaatttactataaaaaagttcaattttcaacaaaaaatattagttttctgtcgataaagccgaattttcaacaaaatatcaaaaatgcaaattacattttcagataaaaagtttaattaaaaaaaaaaaagaattattaagtGAAAGGATGAAccttaaccaattagttgatttttctgtcaaaaagatgatttctcaatgaataatgtaatagtagtagatattttaaccaaaaaggatcacttttaaacaaaattgtattttaaaattgaaaataatcgtGAATAAATGAGAAACTgcaaaatattttcgattgtagCTTCGTGATTTctcacaataataaaaataaacgatCAATTCTTAAAAAGGTATGTTTTTCTACttccgaaaaaaacaaaaaatataaatttaatgaaaaattgagttATGAATTATTATATACACGAACCTGTTAAAAAAGCGGTTCAACATAATTTTTcgttaagcaaataaaaaatttaaaaacctattttcccTTTAAGTGAATAAAAATTCCAAGACCAtgagaaaaattgaacttttccaagTTTTCCGAGACGCTAGACACCCTGCTTAAATCTCGTTGGTCACTTTAAAAGAAGGAAAGAAATTCAGATACCTTGCTTTTTCATGTATCTCCCGAAAACCTGAAACTTTTCCTATAATTCGAAACTTTCCGCTTTACAATTTCTTGGGCACTTCCGCATTCTTGATACCGCTTCACATCCACCAATTCAGGAAGAACTTCCATAGTTTTAAAAACCTCATTATGCAGAACATCATCAGATTTTAAAATGTACACGGGTCGATTTCTTTCTTTACGTGAAATGGTAGAATTCACTCTATGCTTGCCAACCTTTTTTGGTGTACAAACAACTGAACTTTTGAACATGAAACGTTGTCCATacattttgttctttttaaaatcaaacattaaattatgTAGACTAGAATGATAATggagttcaattttttcttcccAGGACAAAACGGCAGCGTACATTACTTTATTGTATGTGCGGTAAAGACAGTCTAATTCTATAATTTCCTTGATTATTCCTGAACGAGCTTTCAAGAAAGGAAAGTTCCACGGAATTCTGGTATAATCATATTTATCACTGCTTTTTAGTGCCTTATTTGAGGCTATAGCGATACCATAATCGTAAACGATAAAATTATCGACACCAATCGATTTGTGAGTATTTAAGAAATTCGTCATTTCTGGGAAAGTTATCATTAGATTTTCAGGCGGTGCGACACAAAAAACGTAACTATCGACACTCAAAGGTTGTGGTAACTGCTTTAGCGACAAAATCAggctatttttattgatattatcaTCTGAAGATGGGTAATACGCTACACCGGCGGGATTTCCTTCCTCAAAGTGCTCGCATTTTAAGAGATATCCGCAATATTCGTCATTCTGGATATCGTCCGTTGTGTTTTTGATAATTGAGTAAGAGAACTTTCCAGGTGCAATCCGGCTCTCTTCGTGCAGGTAGACAtcacagttgaaatttaaattattttgtaattttccgaaacCGATGGTTACAACTTCACTTTTACTTTTACCATAAGACGAATAGACGAATAAATCATCGTTGAGTCTTTGCCATGATGCGAACGGGTCTTCGAAATCTGAACTAACTTTTTCCGGTCTTCTGTTGCCCTCTGTACAATTATCGATATGTTCTTTGAGCTCAGGCTTTccaaagtaattaaaaacttcTAGGACATATCGTAACTTGTAGTATTCATGTCGATAAAAAAGAAGGGTTATGATACTCAGAGTAGCGACCGCGAGCAACGCGGCTTGATAGTACTTACGCATGCCACTATTTAGTTGCGacattaaatttgtaaacaacgTTCTGAAACAAACATTTGAGTCATATAttacttagaaaattaaaaatggtaaaacatAACCACCAtcgtaattaaaaataaccaaaataacttttaaacaataatgaattcttcaaaagtaaattaaaatagtatGATAATTTTATTACCTTTACATTCTTCTTACCGAAGAAtgtattaatatttcatatttaacaatatttaagtgATATTTGGTAacgtcaacaacaaaaattgtgcgACATGTCAGCCATGCCTGCATTACTAACAGTGAAAGGAAACTAGTGTAGTTTCTTAAGCACGGTTGGGTAgctatttaaaatacttaaaaggaTTGTCATGAGTAAATCTGGTCCTCTGGTGTCAGGCCCTCTCAACTCTAATAGTTgaatatgaagaattatgattattatttcaagcatagtacaagttgcggccaactgttggcgctgcGTTGCGGCACAGGTGATTGAAATTgaaggtttgaaatttcaaagtgtcaaacgatgccaaagtatatattttatttccgaAGGACGGAAAGCCGGGGATGTTGTGGTTAGAAGCGGTGTCAAATTCCCTCTTGACGAAAATAACCTACAGAGAAATCCATGAAAGCGGTTATCGTGTATGCTTTCTGCGTTTTTGGGCGTAGGATTATTTACGCGGTCCgcgaaatttgttcaaaacaaaaatagtgcctTGCGTGTTGTTGCCTGAAAAAGAGCTAAATGATCTTCCTGGCGATGTTCCGGTTGAGGTAGTCCGTGATCTTGAtgctaattttaatacatttacatttaattattttacgtgtgtgctattatatgaattgtaaatatgttttaaatcttaaaattcaatataatggTCAANNNNNNNNNNNNNNNNNNNNNNNNNNNNNNNNNNNNNNNNNNNNNNNNNNNNNNNNNNNNNNNNNNNNNNNNNNNNNNNNNNNNNNNNNNNNNNNNNNNNACGTGTGTGCtattatatgaattgtaaatatgttttaaatcttaaaattcaatataatggtcaataaaatgaatagataaaGTGAAAAATGCataaagatatattaaaagtaatttattataatttataaatatatctctttctcactttgtttatccaatttattgataaatatattcaattttaacatttttcacatatatacaatttatatatggCACACATACGTCACACATTGATACTTTTAGTtcaagttgcggccaactgttggcgctgtgcttcttcatatttctacCATTGAGTTGATAGGGCCTGTCTGGTGTTGATGCTTGAagtggtgcaattgcagaataggggcgtcacctgttttttggctggaaaaatggtatttttctgcaaaagactattcaaatctttaactgaacgatAAATTAAGCGATTTGaccagaaagaaattaaaaattactgttacttttgttactacgatagCTTAAATATGGGTATGCCACGATATTAGAATGACCATATTTAACTCAtcgtttaggtgcttttaaacatacAGACAGCCAGAAACATTCCtttgacagaaaaaaaataataattttatcaaaccCCTACGCTTTTCCAACATTTCGTGGGAGCGAGAAGACACCCCTATGACTAGTAAGAAGAATAATGCTGCTCAAatcactacccatttccaacttctcgtttAATATGATCATTGcgatatatcgtgacagacccatatttgagatatcaaagtaacaataatttcaaatttttgcctCATCAAACCAATTCATTTAACGTTCaactaaagattctaatagtttgttgcaaaaaaaaattgtttttcctgccAAAATAGAGGTGACGCCCTTATTCTGTAATCTAACCCTTGAAGTTTCCAGAGCAGcgctaaatttataaacattttaagttcCTTCATAAAATATGTGAAGCATTTTTTGTAGTTCATTCCTACTTAAAACAATGAATCGTTATTCTTAAAATTGGATTAAAGATCAtactcaaaataatttcaaattgatagaCCCATAATTGAACGCTTTTATTCGAGACCACCATGTTATGAGCAATATGAGCCTGTGACACCTCTTGAAAAATGCGCGTTATGTCCCTTTACCGAACGGTGTCAGCTGCTGACAGATTATTAGTTCCGAACGCCACCACACTGAAAGATTACTTGATCCACAAATGACCACTAAGTAACGCATAAGTATAGTTCTAAATTTCTGGGACATTTAAAATTCGGTCAGGTTCTCGTGACTGTGACCGTCATTTTAGGTCAACTTGAGAATTTACAGAGAATTTTTCCTTCGCCATTATTTTCTCTATCTTTAAAccttataatattgtaaatttgtttctgaaaactATAAGTTGCAATaatgaaagtttcataaaaat
This DNA window, taken from Belonocnema kinseyi isolate 2016_QV_RU_SX_M_011 chromosome 9, B_treatae_v1, whole genome shotgun sequence, encodes the following:
- the LOC117179680 gene encoding uncharacterized protein LOC117179680, which translates into the protein MSQLNSGMRKYYQAALLAVATLSIITLLFYRHEYYKLRYVLEVFNYFGKPELKEHIDNCTEGNRRPEKVSSDFEDPFASWQRLNDDLFVYSSYGKSKSEVVTIGFGKLQNNLNFNCDVYLHEESRIAPGKFSYSIIKNTTDDIQNDEYCGYLLKCEHFEEGNPAGVAYYPSSDDNINKNSLILSLKQLPQPLSVDSYVFCVAPPENLMITFPEMTNFLNTHKSIGVDNFIVYDYGIAIASNKALKSSDKYDYTRIPWNFPFLKARSGIIKEIIELDCLYRTYNKVMYAAVLSWEEKIELHYHSSLHNLMFDFKKNKMYGQRFMFKSSVVCTPKKVGKHRVNSTISRKERNRPVYILKSDDVLHNEVFKTMEVLPELVDVKRYQECGSAQEIVKRKVSNYRKSFRFSGDT